One Lycium barbarum isolate Lr01 chromosome 5, ASM1917538v2, whole genome shotgun sequence genomic window carries:
- the LOC132642057 gene encoding protein REDOX 2-like isoform X1, which produces MTTNMKQMLTVPRFVLNSGHEMPLIGMGTAPTELTLPPKDQLISIFVDAIETGYRHFDTAAVYGSEEALGGAVAEALQHGLIKSREEVFITSKLWCMDTHPDLVLPALKNTLAKLGMDYLDLYLIHWPARMKKNDSEEEIKMAVKGVLPFDMKGTWEAMEECYKLGLAKSIGVCNFSCTKLSQLLHHATIPPAVNQVEMHVAWRQEKMLEFCKEKGIHVSAWSPLGANGIAVWGNHAVMQNPVLKDIAIHKQKSIAQVALRWVYEQGVSVLVKSFNKDRMKENLQILDWELSNEEIARIQEIPQCRGFKAEIFVHPDGPYKSIEEFWDGEL; this is translated from the exons ATGACAACGAATATGAAGCAAATGTTAACAGTCCCAAGATTTGTGCTGAATTCTGGTCATGAAATGCCTCTTATAGGCATGGGAACAGCACCAACAGAACTTACCTTACCACCAAAGGATCAATTAATCTCCATTTTTGTTGATGCTATTGAAACCGGTTATCGACACTTTGACACCGCCGCGGTCTATGGCTCCGAGGAAGCTCTTGGCGGAGCAGTGGCAGAAGCGCTACAACACGGACTCATTAAGAGCCGTGAAGAAGTGTTCATTACATCCAAATTATGGTGCATGGACACACACCCCGACCTTGTTCTTCCTGCCCTAAAAAATACTCTCGC GAAGCTAGGGATGGATTACTTGGACTTGTACCTAATACATTGGCCAGCGAGGATGAAGAAGAATGACAGTGAAGAAGAGATAAAGATGGCAGTAAAGGGTGTACTTCCATTTGACATGAAAGGAACATGGGAAGCCATGGAAGAATGTTACAAATTAGGTTTGGCAAAGTCTATTGGTGTATGCAACTTCAGCTGCACAAAACTCTCTCAACTACTGCACCATGCCACCATTCCTCCGGCAGTTAATCAG GTGGAAATGCATGTTGCATGGAGGCAAGAAAAGATGTTAGAGTTTTGCAAGGAAAAGGGAATACATGTAAGTGCATGGTCTCCACTTGGAGCTAATGGGATAGCTGTCTGGGGCAATCATGCTGTAATGCAAAACCCTGTTCTAAAAGACATTGCTATTCATAAACAAAAGAGCATTGCACAG GTTGCATTGAGGTGGGTATATGAGCAAGGAGTTAGTGTATTAGTGAAGAGTTTTAACAAGGATAGGATGAAAGAGAACCTTCAAATTTTGGATTGGGAACTAAGCAATGAAGAAATCGCGCGGATACAAGAAATTCCTCAATGCAGGGGATTCAAAGCTGAGATTTTTGTTCATCCAGACGGACCATACAAATCAATAGAGGAATTCTGGGATGGCGAACTATAA
- the LOC132642057 gene encoding methylecgonone reductase-like isoform X2, whose translation MTTNMKQMLTVPRFVLNSGHEMPLIGMGTAPTELTLPPKDQLISIFVDAIETGYRHFDTAAVYGSEEALGGAVAEALQHGLIKSREEVFITSKLWCMDTHPDLVLPALKNTLAKLGMDYLDLYLIHWPARMKKNDSEEEIKMAVKGVLPFDMKGTWEAMEECYKLGLAKSIGVCNFSCTKLSQLLHHATIPPAVNQVEMHVAWRQEKMLEFCKEKGIHVALRWVYEQGVSVLVKSFNKDRMKENLQILDWELSNEEIARIQEIPQCRGFKAEIFVHPDGPYKSIEEFWDGEL comes from the exons ATGACAACGAATATGAAGCAAATGTTAACAGTCCCAAGATTTGTGCTGAATTCTGGTCATGAAATGCCTCTTATAGGCATGGGAACAGCACCAACAGAACTTACCTTACCACCAAAGGATCAATTAATCTCCATTTTTGTTGATGCTATTGAAACCGGTTATCGACACTTTGACACCGCCGCGGTCTATGGCTCCGAGGAAGCTCTTGGCGGAGCAGTGGCAGAAGCGCTACAACACGGACTCATTAAGAGCCGTGAAGAAGTGTTCATTACATCCAAATTATGGTGCATGGACACACACCCCGACCTTGTTCTTCCTGCCCTAAAAAATACTCTCGC GAAGCTAGGGATGGATTACTTGGACTTGTACCTAATACATTGGCCAGCGAGGATGAAGAAGAATGACAGTGAAGAAGAGATAAAGATGGCAGTAAAGGGTGTACTTCCATTTGACATGAAAGGAACATGGGAAGCCATGGAAGAATGTTACAAATTAGGTTTGGCAAAGTCTATTGGTGTATGCAACTTCAGCTGCACAAAACTCTCTCAACTACTGCACCATGCCACCATTCCTCCGGCAGTTAATCAG GTGGAAATGCATGTTGCATGGAGGCAAGAAAAGATGTTAGAGTTTTGCAAGGAAAAGGGAATACAT GTTGCATTGAGGTGGGTATATGAGCAAGGAGTTAGTGTATTAGTGAAGAGTTTTAACAAGGATAGGATGAAAGAGAACCTTCAAATTTTGGATTGGGAACTAAGCAATGAAGAAATCGCGCGGATACAAGAAATTCCTCAATGCAGGGGATTCAAAGCTGAGATTTTTGTTCATCCAGACGGACCATACAAATCAATAGAGGAATTCTGGGATGGCGAACTATAA